One window of Leptotrichia sp. oral taxon 498 genomic DNA carries:
- the thiS gene encoding sulfur carrier protein ThiS has translation MAKINGKYEEINNINLLDYLTKNKYRTDRIVVDFNGNIIKKEDFEKINIKNTDKIEIVCFVGGG, from the coding sequence ATGGCAAAAATTAATGGAAAATATGAAGAAATTAACAATATTAACTTGCTAGATTATTTAACAAAAAATAAATATAGAACAGATAGAATTGTTGTTGATTTCAACGGAAATATAATAAAAAAGGAAGATTTTGAAAAAATTAATATAAAAAATACAGATAAGATAGAAATCGTATGTTTTGTTGGTGGAGGTTAG
- the thiF gene encoding sulfur carrier protein ThiS adenylyltransferase ThiF — MDLKEEDLLKRNVKGTFEKLKKTKICILGLGGLGSNVAALLARAGIGYLKLVDFDVVEASNLNRQQYRVSHIGMKKTKAIKNIIKEINPFVKVDILDTKVDKENISSIVKDIKIIVEAFDRAETKAMAIEKLLTNKNKIVISASGMAGLGSSNEIITRRVRDNFYLIGDNYSDYEEYSGIISTRVMICAAHQANMVLRLILGEEK; from the coding sequence ATGGATTTAAAAGAAGAAGATTTGCTTAAAAGAAATGTGAAAGGTACATTTGAAAAATTAAAAAAGACAAAAATCTGTATTTTAGGCTTGGGAGGATTGGGTTCAAATGTGGCGGCTTTACTTGCAAGAGCAGGGATAGGATATTTAAAATTAGTAGATTTTGATGTTGTTGAAGCAAGTAATTTGAACAGACAGCAATATAGAGTATCTCATATAGGAATGAAAAAAACTAAAGCTATAAAAAATATTATAAAGGAAATTAATCCTTTTGTAAAAGTTGATATTCTGGATACAAAAGTGGATAAAGAAAATATATCTTCTATAGTTAAAGATATAAAAATTATTGTAGAAGCCTTTGATAGAGCTGAAACAAAAGCTATGGCAATAGAAAAATTACTGACAAATAAAAATAAAATAGTTATATCCGCATCTGGAATGGCTGGTTTAGGCTCATCAAATGAAATTATTACAAGAAGAGTTAGAGATAATTTTTATTTGATTGGGGATAATTATTCAGATTATGAAGAATATTCGGGCATTATATCAACTAGAGTTATGATCTGTGCCGCACACCAAGCCAATATGGTTTTAAGATTAATACTAGGAGAAGAAAAATGA
- a CDS encoding thiazole synthase — translation MKDSFKLGNKEFNSRFILGSGKYSNELINSAINYAQAEMVTVAMRRAVSGVQENILDYIPKNITLLPNTSGARNTKEAVKIARLARECTQGDFIKIEVIKDSKYLLPDNYETIKATEILSKEGFIVMPYMYPDLNVARDLRDAGASCIMPLAAPIGSNRGLITKEFIQILIDEIDLPIIVDAGIGKPSQACEAMEMGVTAIMANTAIATANDIPRMAKAFKYAIQAGRDAYLAKVGRVLENGGCASSPLTGFLNEVD, via the coding sequence ATGAAAGATAGTTTTAAACTTGGAAATAAAGAATTTAATTCAAGATTTATCCTTGGTTCAGGAAAATATTCAAATGAATTAATAAATAGTGCCATTAATTATGCACAGGCAGAAATGGTAACTGTTGCGATGAGAAGAGCTGTTAGTGGAGTTCAGGAAAATATCTTAGATTATATTCCTAAAAACATAACCTTGCTTCCTAATACTTCTGGTGCAAGAAATACAAAAGAAGCAGTAAAAATAGCAAGACTTGCAAGAGAATGCACTCAAGGAGATTTTATTAAAATTGAAGTTATAAAAGATAGCAAATATCTTTTGCCGGATAACTATGAAACTATAAAAGCAACTGAAATATTGTCAAAAGAAGGCTTTATTGTAATGCCATATATGTATCCTGATTTGAATGTTGCAAGAGATTTAAGGGATGCAGGGGCAAGTTGTATTATGCCTCTTGCAGCACCAATAGGCTCTAATAGAGGCCTGATAACAAAGGAATTTATACAGATTTTAATAGATGAGATAGATTTACCAATAATAGTTGATGCAGGGATAGGGAAACCTTCTCAAGCTTGTGAAGCAATGGAAATGGGAGTAACCGCAATTATGGCAAATACTGCAATAGCAACTGCAAATGATATTCCAAGAATGGCAAAAGCCTTTAAGTATGCAATACAAGCTGGAAGAGATGCTTATCTTGCAAAAGTAGGAAGAGTTTTGGAAAACGGAGGCTGTGCCTCTTCACCGCTTACAGGATTTTTAAATGAGGTGGACTAA
- a CDS encoding metal ABC transporter permease, translating to MEFLEIFNYAFMRNALIVGILSSICCGIIGTYIVNKKMVFISSSISHASYGGIGIGVYLIYFFKLPLNDPLIFGLIFSILSGVLILILKDFFGVNGDLGIGIMMSFGMAIGIIFSFMTPGYQADMSTYLFGNILLSNSINIISLLILDIITIIFFVIFYKAIVYSSFDENFYKLYGVPVKFVNYFMIIMISSAIIINIKTIGIILIISILTIPQATAAIIARKYSVIIYLSILFSFLGILFGLLFSYIFNIPSGPAIIVALIVIMLIVKVGAFVKGKIR from the coding sequence ATGGAATTTTTAGAAATTTTTAACTATGCTTTCATGAGAAATGCTCTTATTGTGGGTATTTTATCAAGCATCTGCTGTGGGATAATAGGAACCTATATTGTAAATAAAAAAATGGTGTTCATATCGTCGAGTATCAGTCACGCTTCGTATGGTGGAATCGGAATAGGAGTGTATTTAATATATTTTTTCAAATTGCCACTAAACGATCCATTGATTTTTGGATTAATATTTTCTATATTATCAGGAGTATTGATACTTATACTGAAAGATTTTTTTGGTGTAAATGGCGATTTAGGAATTGGAATAATGATGTCATTTGGAATGGCAATTGGAATTATATTTTCCTTTATGACACCGGGCTATCAAGCGGATATGTCAACTTATCTTTTTGGAAATATTTTGCTGTCAAATAGCATAAATATAATTTCGCTGCTAATTTTAGACATTATTACAATCATATTTTTCGTAATTTTCTACAAAGCAATAGTTTATTCAAGTTTTGATGAAAATTTTTATAAATTATACGGCGTACCAGTCAAGTTTGTAAATTACTTTATGATTATAATGATTTCATCAGCGATTATTATAAATATAAAAACAATTGGAATTATTCTAATAATCTCAATTTTAACAATACCACAAGCAACAGCGGCAATTATCGCAAGAAAATACAGTGTAATAATATATTTGTCAATATTATTCTCATTTTTAGGAATATTATTCGGATTATTATTCTCATATATTTTCAACATTCCATCAGGACCAGCTATAATAGTAGCTTTGATTGTTATAATGTTAATTGTGAAAGTAGGTGCTTTTGTAAAAGGAAAAATTAGATAA
- a CDS encoding metal ABC transporter substrate-binding protein, whose product MKKFFIVLAAGLIIVSCGNKTESGKNDLKNVNFSKNQDKETLVASVPPLKWVVQKIAGKEYNVISVIQPNMNHELFEPKTDDLVRLEKSKLFFTYDALNFEEKITSAINDKNKVLNVLNGIDPHLFLEDHDDDEHGGHHHDEHEHNGKFDPHVWFSLEMMPKVAENIKNKLVETYPNQKDKFEKNYNDFIKELDGFKKEISEKMSKKTKKHFMIYHPALEYFLKGTGIEEEAIESEGKEPSAKQIQEIISEAKEDGISTILVQPQFPKQSIDIIAKEIPNAKIVTFNTDEEDVFENLRKFVDSLQ is encoded by the coding sequence ATGAAGAAATTTTTTATTGTTTTGGCGGCGGGATTGATTATCGTTTCGTGCGGAAATAAAACTGAAAGTGGGAAAAATGATTTAAAAAATGTTAATTTTTCAAAAAATCAAGATAAAGAAACTTTGGTTGCAAGTGTTCCGCCATTAAAATGGGTAGTGCAAAAAATAGCAGGAAAAGAATACAATGTGATTTCTGTAATTCAGCCGAATATGAATCATGAATTATTTGAGCCTAAAACTGATGATTTGGTAAGACTTGAGAAATCTAAATTATTTTTTACATATGATGCTTTAAATTTTGAGGAAAAAATTACGAGTGCGATTAATGATAAAAATAAAGTTTTAAATGTTTTAAATGGAATTGATCCGCATTTGTTTTTGGAAGATCACGATGACGACGAACATGGTGGACATCATCACGACGAGCATGAACATAATGGGAAGTTTGATCCGCATGTTTGGTTTTCATTGGAAATGATGCCGAAAGTTGCAGAAAATATAAAAAATAAATTGGTTGAAACTTATCCGAATCAAAAAGATAAATTTGAAAAAAATTATAATGATTTTATAAAAGAATTGGATGGATTTAAAAAAGAAATTTCAGAAAAAATGTCTAAAAAAACAAAAAAACATTTTATGATTTACCATCCAGCTTTGGAATATTTCTTGAAAGGAACTGGAATTGAAGAAGAAGCGATTGAATCTGAAGGTAAGGAACCATCAGCTAAGCAAATTCAAGAAATAATAAGTGAAGCAAAAGAAGACGGAATTTCAACTATTTTAGTGCAACCTCAATTTCCAAAACAAAGTATTGACATTATTGCAAAAGAGATTCCGAATGCGAAGATTGTAACATTTAATACAGATGAAGAAGATGTTTTTGAAAATTTAAGAAAATTTGTGGATAGCTTACAATAA
- a CDS encoding thiamine phosphate synthase — protein MVMDKIKLNIISNRKLCANGNLEKQIEKIFSAYEKKIILKNFEITALTLREKDLDKNKYLNLVKKIYPICQKYKINLILHQNHDLNLDKKYNIEGIHLSYNVFKSLEENIKTGLIKKYKKIGVSVHSLEEAKEAESLGANYVVAGHIFKTDCKKGLEPRGLKFVENLSSVLNIPVFAIGGIDERNSQSVINSGAFGLCMMSSLMK, from the coding sequence ATTGTTATGGATAAAATAAAATTAAATATTATTAGTAACAGAAAATTATGTGCTAATGGCAATCTTGAAAAACAAATAGAAAAAATTTTTTCTGCTTATGAGAAAAAAATAATTTTAAAAAATTTTGAGATTACTGCACTTACTTTAAGAGAAAAAGATTTAGATAAAAATAAATATCTAAACTTAGTGAAAAAAATTTATCCTATTTGTCAAAAATATAAGATAAATTTAATTTTACATCAAAATCATGATTTAAACTTAGATAAAAAATATAATATTGAAGGTATTCATTTAAGTTATAATGTTTTTAAGTCTTTAGAAGAAAATATTAAAACAGGACTTATAAAAAAATATAAAAAAATAGGAGTATCTGTACATAGTCTTGAGGAAGCTAAAGAAGCAGAAAGTTTGGGAGCAAACTATGTGGTTGCAGGACATATATTTAAAACAGATTGTAAAAAAGGCTTAGAGCCAAGAGGACTAAAATTTGTTGAAAATCTATCATCCGTATTAAACATTCCTGTATTTGCAATAGGCGGAATAGATGAAAGAAATTCCCAGTCTGTTATAAATAGTGGAGCTTTTGGACTATGTATGATGTCAAGTCTAATGAAATAG
- a CDS encoding metal ABC transporter ATP-binding protein has product MQNNKKLISVKNLNFNYGKDAILSDISLDIYKGKNVAIIGRNGGGKSTLVKLMLGFLKKKSGEIDYYVDKNKIGYLPQIREFDTSFPINIFDLVISGLTKKSNLFKKFSAEDRKRTNDLLVEFEIEKLKDKLISEVSGGQLQRALIARALISSPEILFLDEPESFLDKKFEFELYEKIKQLSDSTIVVISHELDKLCCYVDSIFIVEEEIRIFEDKNEFFKSEFAHRHIHNHKI; this is encoded by the coding sequence ATGCAGAATAATAAAAAGTTAATATCAGTAAAAAATTTGAATTTTAATTATGGAAAAGATGCTATTCTGAGTGATATTTCGCTGGATATTTATAAAGGAAAAAATGTTGCAATAATTGGGAGAAATGGTGGCGGAAAGTCAACTTTGGTAAAATTGATGCTTGGCTTTTTGAAGAAAAAGTCTGGAGAAATAGATTACTATGTTGACAAGAATAAAATTGGATATTTGCCACAAATTAGAGAGTTTGATACTTCTTTTCCTATTAATATTTTTGATTTAGTGATTTCTGGACTTACAAAAAAGTCGAATTTATTTAAAAAATTTAGTGCAGAAGATAGAAAAAGGACAAATGACTTGCTTGTTGAATTTGAAATCGAAAAATTGAAAGATAAGTTGATTAGCGAAGTTTCTGGAGGTCAGTTACAGAGAGCCTTGATTGCGAGAGCTTTAATATCATCGCCAGAAATTTTATTTTTGGATGAGCCTGAATCTTTTTTGGATAAAAAATTTGAGTTTGAGTTATATGAGAAAATAAAGCAATTATCGGATTCTACGATTGTTGTAATTTCGCATGAACTGGATAAATTATGCTGTTATGTCGATTCGATTTTTATTGTGGAAGAAGAAATTCGTATTTTTGAAGATAAAAATGAATTTTTCAAGAGTGAATTTGCTCACAGGCACATTCATAATCATAAAATATAG
- the thiD gene encoding bifunctional hydroxymethylpyrimidine kinase/phosphomethylpyrimidine kinase, translated as MKNVLSIAGSDCSAGAGIQADLKTFVANEVYGMTVITSLTAQNPQKVKMIENVSIEMLKSQIKAILDTIKVSAIKIGMINTRENGKIIYESLLKYKAENIVLDPVMIATSGNSLIKDETKDFLVNKLFKLADIITPNLDETKEIVKIILKNKNIEDINSIEKMKTYGKIIADFTKKWVLVKGGHLSNSAVDILINKEKVYVLKGEKIFNNNTHGTGCSLSSAIASNLAKDYSMLDSVKKAKNFVLCSIRNSVDFGEIGGTINQMGEIYKNIDIEKLY; from the coding sequence ATGAAAAATGTATTGTCAATAGCAGGTTCAGATTGCAGTGCAGGAGCGGGAATACAAGCTGACTTGAAAACTTTTGTTGCAAATGAAGTTTATGGAATGACAGTTATTACAAGTTTAACTGCACAGAACCCGCAGAAAGTAAAGATGATAGAAAATGTCTCAATAGAGATGTTAAAAAGTCAGATAAAAGCAATATTAGATACTATAAAAGTTTCTGCCATAAAAATTGGAATGATAAATACTAGAGAAAACGGGAAAATAATATATGAATCTTTATTGAAATATAAAGCAGAAAATATAGTTCTTGATCCTGTGATGATTGCGACAAGCGGAAATTCTTTAATAAAAGATGAAACAAAAGACTTTTTAGTAAATAAATTATTTAAACTGGCGGATATAATTACACCTAATTTAGATGAAACAAAAGAAATAGTAAAAATAATTTTAAAAAATAAAAATATTGAGGACATAAATAGCATAGAAAAAATGAAAACTTATGGAAAGATAATTGCAGATTTTACTAAAAAATGGGTTCTTGTTAAAGGGGGACATCTTTCAAATAGTGCAGTGGATATTCTTATAAATAAAGAAAAAGTATATGTTTTAAAAGGAGAAAAAATTTTTAATAACAATACTCATGGGACTGGTTGCAGTTTATCTTCAGCTATTGCTTCTAATTTAGCTAAGGACTATTCTATGCTGGACTCAGTTAAGAAAGCTAAGAATTTTGTTTTATGTTCAATAAGAAATTCAGTAGATTTTGGAGAAATAGGTGGGACGATAAATCAAATGGGTGAAATATATAAAAATATTGATATAGAAAAACTTTATTAA
- the thiE gene encoding thiamine phosphate synthase: protein MDLKDCRIYLVTDEKACLGKDFYKCIEESIKGGVKIVQLREKKSSTKDFYEKALKVKEICKNYGALFIINDRLDIAQAVEADGVHLGQTDMPIEKAKKILKNKFLIGATARNVKEAKKAELSGADYIGSGAIFGTNTKGNAKKLEMEDLKKIVNSVKIPVFAIGGININNVCMLKNIGLQGICAVSGILSEKDCKKTVNIMLKNFI, encoded by the coding sequence ATGGACTTAAAAGATTGTAGAATTTATTTAGTAACCGATGAAAAAGCCTGTCTTGGAAAAGATTTTTATAAATGTATAGAAGAAAGTATCAAAGGTGGAGTAAAAATAGTTCAATTAAGAGAAAAAAAAAGCTCTACAAAAGACTTTTATGAAAAGGCATTAAAAGTAAAAGAAATATGCAAAAATTATGGAGCACTCTTTATTATAAATGATAGATTGGACATAGCACAGGCTGTTGAGGCAGATGGAGTTCATTTAGGACAAACTGATATGCCAATAGAAAAGGCAAAAAAGATTTTAAAAAATAAATTTTTAATTGGAGCAACAGCAAGAAATGTAAAAGAAGCTAAAAAAGCAGAGCTGTCAGGAGCAGATTACATTGGAAGCGGAGCTATTTTTGGAACAAATACAAAAGGCAATGCAAAAAAATTAGAAATGGAAGATTTAAAAAAGATAGTAAATAGTGTAAAAATACCAGTTTTTGCAATAGGAGGAATAAATATTAATAATGTATGTATGTTAAAAAATATTGGACTGCAGGGAATATGTGCAGTTTCAGGGATATTATCAGAAAAAGATTGTAAAAAAACAGTAAATATTATGTTAAAAAATTTTATTTAA
- a CDS encoding M20 metallopeptidase family protein, translating to MNSQELNKFIKENVDKIYDEMVKIRRTIHMNPELGDEEFETSKLIKEFLSKNNIEFFEIINTGVVATIYNDDKKNGKNHTVATRADIDALPIFEENDVEYKSKNLGKMHACGHDTHTTIQLGVAKVLVENKDKWNGTVRFFFQPAEETNGGADRMIKNGALKFEKKAFGNSDFEDKEKNSKGAGRKIDAFFALHMAPEIPTGKIGVKVGKAHACSAQLKATIHGVSAHAALPHKGVDAILIGAKVLEFFQSIVSRRIDPREGAVITIGSFKGGETNNIVCDKVEMLGTIRTLSNETRLFIKETIERDLPIFVESLGGKVKVSIRLGYTPVINDEKMTEFVTENIVDLFGENSLERIKEARMDVEDVSYFLNKIPGCFFRLGTRNETKNMIYDLHHPKFNVDEEAIKYGIGLQLKNILEYLKK from the coding sequence ATGAATTCACAAGAATTAAATAAATTTATAAAAGAAAATGTTGATAAAATTTATGATGAAATGGTAAAAATTAGAAGAACTATACATATGAATCCTGAATTGGGGGACGAAGAATTTGAAACGAGTAAACTAATTAAGGAATTTTTATCAAAAAATAATATTGAATTTTTTGAGATTATAAATACTGGCGTGGTTGCGACAATTTATAATGATGATAAGAAAAATGGTAAAAATCATACTGTTGCGACGAGGGCAGATATTGATGCATTGCCGATTTTTGAGGAAAATGATGTGGAGTATAAGTCGAAAAATCTTGGGAAAATGCACGCTTGTGGGCACGATACTCACACAACTATTCAATTGGGAGTCGCGAAAGTTTTAGTGGAAAATAAGGATAAATGGAATGGAACTGTGAGATTTTTCTTTCAACCTGCGGAGGAAACTAATGGTGGTGCTGATAGAATGATAAAAAATGGCGCTTTAAAATTTGAAAAAAAAGCTTTTGGAAATAGTGATTTTGAGGACAAAGAAAAAAACAGTAAAGGTGCTGGAAGAAAGATTGATGCGTTTTTTGCACTTCATATGGCACCAGAGATTCCGACTGGGAAAATTGGTGTGAAAGTTGGGAAAGCTCATGCTTGTTCGGCACAATTGAAAGCTACTATTCATGGAGTTTCAGCTCATGCGGCGTTACCACATAAAGGGGTTGATGCGATATTGATTGGAGCGAAAGTTTTGGAGTTTTTTCAGTCAATTGTGAGCAGAAGAATTGATCCTAGAGAAGGTGCAGTTATTACGATTGGATCATTTAAAGGTGGAGAGACGAATAATATTGTCTGTGATAAAGTGGAAATGTTAGGGACAATTAGAACACTTTCTAATGAGACTAGACTTTTTATAAAAGAAACTATTGAGAGGGATTTGCCAATTTTTGTAGAAAGTCTTGGTGGAAAAGTGAAAGTTAGCATAAGACTTGGTTATACTCCTGTGATTAATGATGAAAAAATGACGGAGTTTGTTACTGAAAATATTGTTGATTTATTTGGAGAAAATTCACTTGAAAGAATAAAAGAGGCAAGAATGGATGTGGAAGATGTGAGTTATTTCTTGAATAAAATTCCTGGATGTTTTTTTAGATTGGGAACAAGAAATGAAACTAAAAATATGATTTATGATTTACATCATCCAAAATTTAATGTAGATGAAGAAGCAATAAAATATGGGATTGGACTACAATTAAAAAATATTTTGGAATATTTGAAAAAGTAA
- the thiC gene encoding phosphomethylpyrimidine synthase ThiC, which produces MYKTQMEAAKKGILTKEMKIIAESESMDEKILMERVAKGEIAIPANKNHSSLLAKGVGTGLSTKINVNLGISKDCPNLNRELEKAKVAIDMKADAIMDLSSFGKTEKFRKKLIAMSTAMIGTVPVYDAIGFYDKELKDIKAEEFLDVVRKHAEDGVDFVTIHAGLNREAVELFKRNERITNIVSRGGSLMYAWMELNNAENPFYENFDKLLDICEEYDMIISLGDALRPGCLNDATDACQIKELITLGELTKRAWKRNVQIIIEGPGHMAIDEIEANVKLEKKLCHNAPFYVLGPLVTDIAPGYDHITSAIGGAIAAAAGVDFLCYVTPAEHLRLPNLDDMKEGIIASRIAAHAADISKKVPKAIDWDNRMAKYRADIDWEGMFAEAIDEEKARRYRKESTPENEDTCTMCGKMCSMRTMKKIMSGEDVNILK; this is translated from the coding sequence ATGTATAAAACACAGATGGAAGCTGCTAAAAAAGGTATTTTAACAAAGGAGATGAAAATTATTGCAGAAAGCGAATCTATGGATGAAAAAATTTTGATGGAAAGAGTGGCAAAAGGTGAAATTGCTATTCCTGCAAATAAAAATCATAGCTCTCTTTTAGCAAAAGGAGTTGGAACAGGTTTATCTACAAAAATAAATGTAAATTTAGGAATATCAAAGGATTGTCCTAATCTAAATAGAGAATTGGAAAAAGCAAAAGTTGCCATAGATATGAAAGCAGATGCAATAATGGATTTAAGCTCGTTTGGTAAAACAGAAAAATTTAGAAAAAAATTAATCGCTATGTCTACTGCAATGATTGGAACAGTTCCTGTTTACGATGCAATTGGCTTTTATGATAAGGAATTAAAGGATATAAAGGCAGAAGAATTTTTAGATGTGGTAAGAAAACATGCAGAAGATGGAGTGGATTTTGTTACTATCCATGCAGGATTAAATAGAGAAGCAGTGGAGCTTTTTAAAAGAAATGAAAGAATAACTAATATTGTTTCAAGAGGTGGTTCTCTTATGTATGCTTGGATGGAACTTAACAATGCAGAAAATCCATTCTATGAAAACTTTGATAAACTTCTTGATATCTGTGAAGAATATGATATGATAATAAGTTTAGGAGATGCATTAAGACCAGGTTGTCTAAATGATGCAACAGATGCCTGCCAAATAAAAGAGCTAATAACATTAGGAGAATTAACTAAAAGAGCTTGGAAAAGAAATGTACAGATAATAATTGAAGGACCAGGACACATGGCAATAGATGAAATAGAAGCAAATGTAAAGTTAGAAAAGAAACTTTGCCACAATGCCCCTTTCTATGTACTAGGACCATTGGTAACAGATATTGCTCCAGGTTATGACCATATCACTTCAGCTATTGGTGGAGCAATAGCAGCAGCAGCTGGAGTTGATTTCCTATGTTATGTAACACCAGCTGAACATTTGAGATTACCAAACTTAGATGATATGAAAGAAGGAATAATAGCCTCTCGTATTGCTGCTCATGCTGCTGATATCAGTAAAAAAGTTCCAAAGGCAATAGATTGGGATAATAGAATGGCAAAATATAGAGCAGATATAGATTGGGAAGGAATGTTTGCAGAAGCAATAGATGAAGAAAAAGCCAGAAGATATAGAAAAGAGTCTACTCCTGAAAATGAAGATACTTGTACTATGTGCGGAAAAATGTGTTCTATGAGAACTATGAAAAAAATAATGTCAGGTGAAGATGTAAATATTTTAAAATAG
- the thiH gene encoding 2-iminoacetate synthase ThiH: MKLENINSDILNKVINKINDYDYNSFSDEDIKKALNKDYLSTRNFQALLSPKAINYLEEMAQKAKECRKRYFGNSVYMFTPLYISNYCDNYCVYCGFNSHNKIKRARLNFEQIEAELKEIAKTGLEEILILTGESEKYSNIEYIGKACKLARKYFNNVGIEIYPVNVKDYKYLNSCGADYVTIFQETYNEEKYQKLHLEGHKKVFSYRFNSQERALMGGMRGVAFGALLGLDDFRKDAFSTGYHAYLLQKKYPHAEISISCPRLRPIINNLKIEQKFISEKDLFQIVCAYRLFLPFANITISTREKPNFRDNIIKIAATKISAGVDTGIGAHSECSNKKGDEQFEIADKRTVAQIFEKIKSENLQPVMNDYIYLKD, encoded by the coding sequence ATGAAACTAGAAAACATTAACTCAGATATTTTGAATAAAGTAATAAATAAAATAAATGATTATGACTACAATTCTTTTTCAGATGAAGATATAAAAAAAGCCTTAAATAAAGATTATTTATCCACAAGAAATTTTCAAGCACTGCTATCTCCAAAAGCTATAAATTATCTTGAAGAAATGGCACAAAAAGCAAAAGAATGCAGAAAAAGATATTTTGGAAATTCTGTCTATATGTTTACACCCCTATATATCTCAAACTATTGCGATAATTATTGTGTTTACTGCGGTTTTAACTCGCATAATAAGATAAAAAGGGCTAGATTAAATTTTGAACAGATAGAAGCTGAATTAAAGGAAATAGCAAAAACAGGTTTGGAAGAAATACTTATACTTACAGGAGAAAGTGAAAAATATTCCAATATTGAATATATTGGAAAGGCTTGTAAATTAGCAAGAAAATATTTTAATAATGTAGGAATCGAAATATATCCTGTAAATGTGAAAGACTATAAGTACCTAAATTCTTGTGGAGCAGACTATGTAACAATCTTTCAAGAAACATACAACGAAGAAAAATACCAAAAATTACATTTAGAAGGACATAAAAAAGTTTTTTCATATAGATTTAATTCACAGGAAAGGGCTTTAATGGGGGGGATGAGAGGTGTTGCTTTTGGAGCATTGCTAGGGCTGGATGATTTTAGAAAAGATGCTTTTTCAACAGGTTATCATGCTTATCTCTTACAAAAAAAATATCCTCATGCAGAAATTTCTATTTCTTGTCCAAGATTAAGACCTATTATCAATAATCTAAAAATAGAACAAAAATTTATCAGTGAAAAAGACCTGTTTCAAATTGTATGTGCATATAGACTATTTTTACCTTTTGCAAATATAACAATATCTACAAGAGAAAAGCCTAATTTTAGGGATAATATAATAAAAATAGCCGCAACAAAAATTTCGGCAGGAGTGGATACAGGAATAGGCGCTCATAGTGAATGTTCAAATAAAAAAGGTGACGAGCAGTTTGAAATAGCAGATAAAAGAACAGTAGCCCAAATATTTGAAAAGATAAAAAGTGAAAATTTACAACCTGTGATGAACGACTATATTTATTTAAAGGATTAA